From Salvia splendens isolate huo1 chromosome 16, SspV2, whole genome shotgun sequence, a single genomic window includes:
- the LOC121770784 gene encoding protein NRT1/ PTR FAMILY 4.6-like: MEVENTWHGYVDWRGKPAAKHRHGGMLAASFVLVVEVLENLAFLANASNLVLYLTQYMHFTPSGSANAVTNFMGTAFLLALLGGFLSDAFFTTYQIFSISALIEFLGLVLLTVQAQSSSLKPPECEAGSLDSPCRQVHGAKAAMLFLGLYLVALGVGGIKGSLPPHGAEQFDESTPQGRKHRSSFFNYFVFSLSFGALIAVTLVVWIEDNKGWQWGFGISTLTILLSIPIFLAGSKFYRNKIPQGSPLTTISKVLIASLLNTGTTNAVTSMAASPSPTTLHDEGNNKVTTESPLIFDSPSQSLKFLNRAVENKPACTMLKCTVQELEQVKIVLKVLPIFGCTIMLNACLAQLSTFSVQQAATMDTKIGSLKVPPASLPVFPVVFIMILAPLYDHTIIPFARRLTKSETGITHLQRIGVGLILSVVAMAVAALVEIKRKRVATSSGLLDSTKPLPITFLWIGFQYLFLGSADLFTLAGLLEFFFTEAPPAMISLVTSLSFASLAVGYYLSSVIMSIVNDVTGDSTHKSWLSGTNINRYHLERFYWLLCVLSGLNFLHYLFWATRYKYRSVGSNK, encoded by the exons ATG GAGGTGGAGAACACGTGGCATGGCTATGTTGATTGGAGAGGAAAACCAGCTGCCAAACACAGACATGGCGGCATGCTTGCTGCCTCCTTCGTTTTGG TTGTGGAGGTGTTGGAGAATTTGGCGTTTCTGGCGAATGCGAGCAACTTGGTGTTGTACCTTACGCAATACATGCATTTTACGCCGTCTGGATCGGCAAACGCCGTTACGAATTTTATGGGAACGGCGTTTCTGCTGGCGCTGCTTGGCGGCTTCTTGTCAGATGCCTTCTTCACCACATACCAAATATTTTCAATCAGTGCACTCATCGAATTTCTG GGCCTAGTACTACTCACTGTGCAAGCACAATCAAGCTCCTTAAAACCACCAGAATGTGAGGCCGGCAGCCTGGATTCGCCTTGTCGGCAAGTTCACGGTGCTAAGGCTGCAATGCTCTTCTTAGGCCTCTACTTAGTGGCGCTAGGCGTCGGTGGCATCAAGGGCTCGTTACCACCCCACGGGGCAGAGCAGTTCGATGAGAGCACCCCACAGGGAAGGAAGCACAGATCATCCTTTTTCAATTACTTCGTATTTTCTCTGTCGTTTGGTGCCCTCATCGCGGTCACCCTTGTCGTTTGGATCGAAGATAACAAAGGCTGGCAATGGGGGTTCGGAATTTCCACACTCACAATATTGTTGTCTATTCCAATCTTCCTAGCTGGCTCCAAATTTTACAGGAACAAGATCCCTCAAGGAAGCCCTCTCACAACAATTTCCAAg GTACTCATAGCCTCCTTGCTCAACACGGGCACGACTAACGCGGTCACAAGCATGGCCGCGAGCCCTTCTCCTACAACACTCCACGACGAAGGGAACAACAAAGTGACAACAGAGTCACCACTAATATTCGACTCTCCATCTCAGAGCCTCAAGTTCCTCAACAGAGCAGTTGAGAACAAGCCAGCTTGCACCATGCTGAAATGCACGGTGCAAGAACTCGAACAAGTGAAGATTGTCCTAAAAGTCCTCCCAATCTTCGGTTGCACGATCATGCTCAACGCCTGCCTCGCCCAACTCTCCACCTTCTCGGTCCAACAAGCCGCCACCATGGACACGAAGATCGGTTCCCTAAAGGTCCCCCCTGCGTCCCTCCCTGTCTTCCCGGTCGTCTTCATCATGATCCTTGCACCCCTCTACGACCACACCATCATCCCATTCGCTCGCAGACTGACCAAGTCTGAGACAGGGATCACCCACTTACAACGAATAGGGGTCGGCCTAATCCTCTCTGTAGTAGCAATGGCCGTGGCTGCACTAGTGGAGATCAAACGCAAGAGAGTAGCGACCTCCTCAGGGCTGCTCGACTCGACCAAACCCCTACCTATAACGTTCTTATGGATCGGGTTCCAGTACCTATTCCTCGGATCAGCCGATCTCTTCACCCTAGCCGGCCTACTAGAGTTCTTCTTCACAGAGGCGCCTCCCGCCATGATATCACTAGTGACCTCCCTCTCTTTCGCATCGCTAGCAGTTGGATACTACCTAAGCTCTGTCATCATGTCGATTGTGAACGATGTGACAGGCGATTCAACCCACAAATCTTGGCTCTCAGGCACCAACATCAATCGTTACCATCTTGAGAGATTCTATTGGCTCTTGTGTGTGCTTAGTGGCTTGAACTTCTTGCACTATCTCTTTTGGGCTACTAGGTACAAATACAGATCCGTAGGATCTAACAAGTAG
- the LOC121771145 gene encoding aldehyde oxidase GLOX-like, producing the protein MAAKNLSLHSLFSLLILLSLHTPTSQLRRNYSFPPRNATAVRIPTSLLLHQISHYSTAISTVPGGGEWVLLQQSIGVSAMHMQLLYDNKVIIFDRTDFGLSNLTLPPGECRGNDEAVPVDCSAHSLLYDVATNTFRPLIVQTDVWCSSGAVNADGTLVQTGGYHAGDHKIRLFMPCIYSQCDWIELKQNLTVQRWYASDQILPDGRIIILGGRRAFSYEFFPKNEFTGVNATVRFPFLKETTDPKEENNLYPFLHLLPDGNLFVFANRRSVSLDYNNNRIVREFPPIPGEKRSYPATGSSAMLPLKLTGGNDSVAVDVMVCGGAWGGSYLKAMRGVFNLAAKSCGRIRVTDPDPKWEMEDMPIGRVMSDMLLLPSGDVIILNGAARGSAGWECASDPVLNPVMYRPDEPDPTRRFTVLNPTTIPRLYHSAATLLPDGSVLVGGSNPHVRYNFTGVEYPTELSLEAFAPPYLGAAYSHLRPSILSIEGPADGVISYSQQFAISFGLGLFQDVARCIVTMVAPSFTTHSFAMNQRLLVLYIENVQQLSSFDYKLTVRAPPNANVAPPGYYMLFVVHQGVPCHSVWLRIS; encoded by the coding sequence ATGGCGGCCAAGAATCTCTCTCTACATTCCCTCTTCTctctcctcatcctcctctcTCTCCACACCCCAACATCCCAACTCCGCCGCAACTACTCCTTCCCGCCGCGCAATGCCACCGCCGTCCGCATTCCCACctccctcctcctccaccaAATCTCCCACTACTCTACCGCCATCTCCACCGTCCCCGGCGGCGGTGAGTGGGTGCTTCTCCAGCAATCAATCGGCGTATCCGCGATGCATATGCAGCTTCTCTACGACAACAAAGTCATCATTTTCGATCGCACCGATTTCGGCCTATCCAACCTGACCCTGCCGCCTGGAGAATGCCGCGGAAACGACGAGGCCGTCCCCGTCGACTGCTCCGCGCACTCCCTCCTCTACGACGTCGCCACCAACACCTTCCGCCCGCTCATCGTCCAGACCGACGTCTGGTGCTCCTCCGGCGCCGTCAACGCTGACGGAACCCTAGTTCAAACCGGCGGATACCACGCCGGCGATCACAAAATCCGCCTCTTCATGCCGTGCATCTACAGTCAGTGCGATTGGATCGAGCTGAAGCAGAATTTGACCGTCCAGAGATGGTACGCCTCCGATCAAATCTTACCGGACGGCCGCATCATCATCCTCGGCGGGAGAAGGGCTTTCAGCTACGAATTCTTCCCCAAAAATGAATTCACCGGCGTTAACGCCACCGTTAGGTTTCCGTTCCTCAAAGAAACCACCGATCCCAAGGAAGAGAATAATCTTTACCCTTTCCTCCACCTCTTGCCCGACGGAAACCTATTCGTCTTCGCTAACCGCCGCTCCGTTTCGTTAGATTACAACAATAACAGAATCGTCAGAGAATTCCCGCCGATTCCCGGCGAGAAGAGGTCGTATCCGGCTACCGGATCCTCCGCGATGCTGCCGCTCAAGCTGACGGGGGGGAACGACTCTGTGGCGGTGGATGTGATGGTTTGCGGCGGCGCGTGGGGTGGATCATATTTGAAGGCAATGAGAGGTGTATTCAATTTGGCGGCAAAATCATGCGGGAGGATCCGGGTCACGGATCCGGACCCGAAGTGGGAGATGGAGGATATGCCGATAGGTCGGGTCATGTCCGACATGCTGCTTCTCCCTAGCGGAGATGTGATCATTCTAAACGGAGCGGCCCGGGGCTCAGCCGGGTGGGAGTGCGCGTCTGACCCGGTTTTGAATCCGGTGATGTACCGACCCGACGAGCCAGACCCGACCCGAAGATTCACGGTGCTGAACCCGACGACGATCCCGAGGCTGTACCACTCAGCAGCCACCTTGCTGCCAGATGGAAGCGTGTTAGTGGGCGGGAGCAACCCGCACGTTAGGTACAACTTCACAGGCGTGGAGTACCCCACGGAGCTGAGCCTCGAGGCGTTCGCGCCGCCGTATCTCGGCGCGGCGTACTCGCACCTCCGCCCTTCGATCCTGTCGATAGAGGGGCCCGCAGACGGAGTCATATCGTACAGTCAGCAATTCGCGATCAGCTTCGGGCTGGGGCTGTTTCAGGATGTGGCGAGGTGCATCGTGACAATGGTTGCCCCCTCCTTCACCACGCACTCGTTCGCGATGAATCAGAGACTGCTCGTGTTGTACATTGAGAACGTACAACAGCTCTCTTCCTTCGATTATAAGCTCACCGTGCGCGCGCCGCCAAATGCCAACGTTGCCCCGCCGGGTTATTATATGCTGTTTGTGGTGCACCAGGGCGTACCCTGTCATAGCGTTTGGCTCAGAATTAGCTGA